Proteins encoded within one genomic window of Hahella chejuensis KCTC 2396:
- a CDS encoding DUF6316 family protein, with the protein MDTTNRRGEDGLTPFRSDRFFAVGDKWYFSTREGFDSGPYAAKERAEEGLRRFLKVAQLLPGEGQAARVMRAHRIY; encoded by the coding sequence ATGGATACGACCAACAGAAGAGGTGAAGACGGCTTGACTCCGTTTCGCAGCGACCGCTTCTTCGCTGTCGGCGACAAGTGGTACTTCTCTACTCGAGAAGGCTTTGACAGTGGTCCTTACGCCGCCAAGGAACGTGCGGAAGAAGGACTGCGACGTTTCCTGAAGGTTGCCCAGCTTCTACCTGGCGAAGGCCAAGCCGCCAGAGTGATGCGAGCTCACAGAATCTATTGA
- a CDS encoding phosphatidylglycerophosphatase A family protein, with protein sequence MTLTTRAESSFTPPVMATLKSPTHLLAAGLGSGLAPWAPGTFGSALAVLIYMAFLAHMGPWLQLSVIFVSALLGVYLCGRTASDWGVHDHKAIVWDEFVGQWIALFLLPWNSWFVILAFVYFRLFDIWKPWPIRWCDRHIHGGKGIMLDDLLAGVMALAATQLTAYCVALL encoded by the coding sequence GTGACGTTGACCACCCGCGCTGAATCTTCCTTTACGCCGCCTGTTATGGCGACGCTGAAATCTCCAACGCACTTGCTCGCCGCCGGTTTGGGTTCTGGACTGGCGCCATGGGCCCCTGGAACTTTTGGCTCTGCGTTGGCGGTGCTCATTTATATGGCGTTCTTGGCGCATATGGGGCCATGGCTGCAACTGTCCGTTATCTTTGTTTCCGCGCTGTTGGGTGTTTATTTATGCGGTAGAACCGCCAGTGACTGGGGCGTGCATGACCACAAGGCCATTGTATGGGATGAGTTTGTCGGGCAGTGGATTGCGTTGTTCCTGTTACCTTGGAATAGTTGGTTCGTCATATTGGCTTTTGTTTATTTTCGGCTATTTGATATCTGGAAGCCGTGGCCTATTCGATGGTGCGATCGTCATATTCATGGAGGTAAAGGAATCATGCTCGACGACCTTCTGGCTGGCGTCATGGCATTGGCGGCGACGCAACTGACAGCCTACTGCGTCGCGTTACTTTAG
- the thiL gene encoding thiamine-phosphate kinase, which translates to MGEFELISRYFHAPFANFPNVGRLIETGIGDDCAVLTPLSGRLVISTDTCVSGAHFPVDTSAEMVAARSLGSSVSDLAAMGAEPVGFTLALTLPTINEAWLQAFGSQLYESALAWRIPLIGGDTTKGPLAVTVTVLGRVQDQCLYRHGAAPGEDVWVSGSLGDAAAALSLLGRPDASLTPIERWLYQRYASPQPRLRLGSMLRGIATAAIDISDGLIADLAHICSASNCGALIEEGAIPLSPALLATFSKEEALNCALEGGDDYELCFTAPQSTRDLIQSLSADVALSRIGTLRKESGVSMQRRGEEIRLMTKGGYDHFKESSVT; encoded by the coding sequence ATGGGAGAGTTCGAACTTATATCGCGCTATTTCCATGCGCCTTTCGCCAACTTCCCCAATGTTGGGCGTCTTATTGAGACGGGAATTGGGGATGATTGCGCTGTTTTGACCCCTCTAAGCGGTCGTCTCGTAATTTCTACCGATACTTGCGTGTCCGGCGCCCACTTTCCTGTGGATACTTCTGCGGAAATGGTCGCCGCCCGTAGCCTTGGCTCAAGCGTTAGCGATTTGGCTGCGATGGGGGCCGAGCCTGTCGGGTTTACTCTGGCGCTGACTCTGCCGACTATCAATGAGGCGTGGCTGCAGGCTTTTGGCTCTCAACTGTATGAGTCAGCCCTGGCGTGGAGAATTCCTCTCATCGGCGGAGATACGACGAAAGGGCCTCTTGCCGTCACCGTTACCGTATTGGGGCGCGTTCAAGATCAATGCCTATATCGCCACGGAGCCGCCCCCGGAGAGGATGTCTGGGTCTCCGGCTCTCTCGGAGACGCCGCCGCCGCTTTGTCCTTGCTGGGGCGACCTGACGCCTCGTTAACTCCTATAGAGCGGTGGCTATACCAACGCTATGCAAGCCCACAGCCTCGTTTGAGGTTGGGAAGTATGTTAAGGGGGATTGCGACAGCGGCTATTGATATTTCCGATGGACTGATTGCCGATTTGGCGCATATCTGTTCCGCCTCCAATTGTGGTGCGCTTATAGAAGAAGGCGCGATACCGCTGTCTCCTGCTTTGTTGGCGACTTTTTCTAAAGAAGAAGCTTTAAATTGCGCCCTTGAGGGAGGGGATGATTACGAACTCTGCTTTACGGCTCCGCAATCTACTCGCGACCTTATCCAATCATTGTCCGCCGATGTTGCGTTGAGTCGTATCGGAACTCTGCGGAAAGAGTCGGGGGTTTCAATGCAAAGGCGTGGAGAAGAGATAAGGTTAATGACAAAAGGCGGCTATGACCACTTTAAAGAGAGTTCTGTAACGTGA
- the nusB gene encoding transcription antitermination factor NusB: MSKAMEKRRAARKLALQALYQWRVAGASISQIEAEFAVDNDLQQVDRDLFKAVLYGVPSSVSELDALLQPFVDRKLTDVDPVELSLIRMGAFELRSRIEVPYRVVINEAVELAKQFGGTDGHKFVNSVLDKLAPQLRQAEVAAAKSKKK; encoded by the coding sequence ATGTCCAAGGCGATGGAAAAGCGTCGCGCCGCCCGTAAACTGGCGTTGCAGGCGCTTTACCAATGGCGCGTCGCCGGCGCCTCCATATCTCAGATCGAAGCGGAATTCGCCGTGGATAACGATCTGCAACAAGTGGACAGGGATTTGTTCAAGGCGGTTTTATACGGCGTGCCTTCCAGCGTGAGCGAACTTGACGCCTTACTGCAGCCATTCGTTGATCGTAAACTCACGGATGTGGACCCGGTGGAATTAAGCTTGATCCGGATGGGAGCTTTTGAATTGCGCTCGCGTATCGAAGTGCCCTATCGCGTGGTTATTAACGAAGCAGTTGAGTTAGCCAAGCAGTTTGGCGGTACGGATGGGCACAAGTTCGTCAACAGCGTCCTGGATAAGCTGGCGCCGCAATTGCGGCAGGCGGAAGTGGCCGCCGCTAAAAGTAAGAAGAAGTAA
- the ribE gene encoding 6,7-dimethyl-8-ribityllumazine synthase, whose translation MTVKVVEGDFLQGASAKYAIVVGRFNSFVVESLLEGALDALRRHGVAESQITVYRAPGAFEIPLLAQQVAVRTKPDAVIALGAVIRGGTPHFEYVAGECAKGLGQVSLQSGIPVAFGVLTVDSIEQAIERSGTKAGNKGAEAALSALEMVGLLQQVGE comes from the coding sequence ATGACGGTCAAGGTGGTAGAAGGCGATTTCTTGCAAGGGGCGTCTGCGAAGTACGCCATTGTTGTAGGGAGATTTAACAGCTTTGTAGTGGAGAGCTTGCTGGAAGGCGCACTGGACGCTTTGCGTCGTCATGGCGTTGCGGAAAGTCAAATCACGGTATATAGAGCGCCAGGAGCCTTCGAAATTCCTTTGCTGGCGCAGCAAGTCGCTGTACGCACCAAGCCTGATGCAGTGATCGCTCTGGGTGCGGTGATTCGTGGCGGCACGCCTCATTTTGAGTATGTAGCTGGCGAATGCGCCAAAGGTCTGGGTCAGGTTTCCTTGCAGTCGGGCATCCCTGTCGCATTCGGCGTGCTGACAGTGGATAGCATTGAGCAAGCTATTGAACGGTCAGGCACTAAGGCTGGCAACAAAGGGGCGGAAGCCGCGCTGTCAGCGTTGGAAATGGTCGGACTACTACAGCAGGTAGGTGAATAA
- the ribBA gene encoding bifunctional 3,4-dihydroxy-2-butanone-4-phosphate synthase/GTP cyclohydrolase II, which translates to MQLNSVEELIQDIRQGKMVILMDDEDRENEGDLIMAAEMVRPEDINFMAKHARGLICLPMTRERCQYLGLNPMVNANNAQFATAFTVSIEAAEGVTTGISAADRAHTIRVAVGRNTKPTDLVQPGHIFPLTAQPGGVLSRAGHTEAGCDLARLAGCEPAAVIVEIMNEDGTMARRPELEAFAREHSLKIGTIADLIHYRATTEQTIERLEENELPTEYGNFKLVTYKDTIQENIHLALVMGEPSPDKPVLVRVHFADVLKDLFGAIRPGSESWPIGKALAKVAEEGEGVVILLDSESGEQDISERVHDFFKPKKKRSGNVSPVSGAYLTIGTGSQILRDLGVGKMRVMSAPMKFSALSGFDLEVVEYVPFCGEAVSAN; encoded by the coding sequence ATGCAGCTTAACAGCGTAGAAGAACTGATACAGGATATCCGCCAGGGCAAAATGGTCATTCTGATGGATGATGAGGATCGCGAAAATGAGGGCGATCTCATCATGGCTGCGGAAATGGTGCGTCCAGAAGATATCAACTTCATGGCGAAGCACGCCAGAGGCTTGATTTGTCTTCCCATGACTCGGGAGCGCTGCCAGTATCTTGGCTTGAATCCTATGGTGAACGCCAACAATGCGCAGTTCGCCACTGCGTTCACCGTTTCCATTGAGGCGGCGGAGGGCGTTACTACTGGTATTTCCGCAGCGGATCGCGCGCATACCATTCGCGTCGCGGTAGGGCGCAACACCAAACCGACGGACTTGGTGCAGCCAGGCCATATCTTTCCCCTCACCGCCCAGCCTGGTGGCGTGCTGAGTCGTGCGGGTCATACCGAAGCGGGCTGTGATCTGGCGCGTTTGGCTGGCTGTGAGCCCGCAGCGGTAATCGTCGAAATTATGAATGAAGATGGTACCATGGCGCGCCGCCCGGAGTTGGAGGCGTTTGCTCGTGAGCACAGTCTCAAAATTGGCACTATCGCCGACCTGATACATTATCGCGCCACAACAGAGCAGACTATTGAGCGTCTGGAGGAAAATGAATTGCCGACAGAGTACGGTAACTTCAAGTTAGTGACGTACAAAGACACGATTCAGGAAAATATCCATTTGGCGCTGGTGATGGGCGAGCCAAGCCCTGATAAGCCCGTACTGGTTCGGGTTCACTTCGCCGACGTATTGAAAGATCTGTTTGGCGCCATACGCCCGGGCTCTGAGAGCTGGCCTATTGGTAAGGCGCTGGCGAAGGTGGCTGAAGAAGGCGAGGGCGTGGTGATCCTGCTGGACAGTGAAAGTGGCGAGCAGGATATCAGCGAGAGAGTTCATGATTTCTTTAAGCCCAAGAAGAAGCGGTCGGGCAATGTGTCTCCGGTTTCCGGGGCGTATCTGACTATTGGGACGGGGTCCCAGATTTTAAGGGATCTTGGCGTCGGTAAAATGCGCGTAATGAGTGCGCCGATGAAGTTTAGCGCGTTGTCCGGTTTCGATCTGGAAGTAGTGGAATATGTCCCCTTCTGTGGCGAAGCTGTGTCAGCGAATTAG
- a CDS encoding riboflavin synthase, translating to MFTGLVEEVGVVNAIRQQSGDWVLEIGATGSFMEGVRLGDSIAVNGVCLTVTAMSGKSFRADVSRETSAHTSIAAWRAGVRVNLEKALQLSARLGGHFVSGHVDGVGELLSKQEDARSLRLAIRAPEELLRYIAAKGSITVDGVSLTVNDVAGSEMSLNIVPHTAYATTLGGLKVGSLVHLEVDLLARYTERLLFCASAAKSDAKTSTISKEFLAQHGFYKS from the coding sequence ATGTTTACCGGGCTGGTAGAAGAAGTGGGCGTTGTAAACGCTATTCGCCAACAGAGTGGCGATTGGGTGCTGGAAATAGGCGCCACCGGAAGTTTTATGGAGGGGGTTCGTCTGGGAGACAGTATTGCGGTAAACGGAGTATGCCTGACGGTGACAGCGATGAGTGGAAAAAGCTTTCGAGCCGACGTGTCCCGGGAAACTTCAGCCCATACTTCCATCGCTGCGTGGCGCGCAGGCGTAAGGGTGAACCTGGAAAAAGCGTTGCAGCTGAGTGCGCGATTAGGGGGACATTTTGTGTCTGGGCATGTAGATGGCGTCGGTGAGCTGCTTTCGAAACAGGAAGATGCGCGCTCTCTGCGTTTGGCGATTCGAGCGCCGGAAGAGTTGCTGCGCTATATCGCCGCCAAGGGCTCGATTACAGTCGATGGAGTTAGCCTCACAGTGAATGATGTTGCTGGGTCCGAGATGAGCCTGAACATTGTGCCGCACACTGCGTATGCAACAACTCTTGGGGGGCTGAAGGTCGGAAGCCTGGTGCACTTGGAAGTGGACCTGCTTGCCCGCTACACCGAACGATTACTGTTTTGCGCTTCCGCTGCAAAGAGCGACGCGAAGACGTCTACAATAAGTAAAGAATTTCTGGCGCAACACGGCTTTTATAAATCCTAA
- the ribD gene encoding bifunctional diaminohydroxyphosphoribosylaminopyrimidine deaminase/5-amino-6-(5-phosphoribosylamino)uracil reductase RibD, translating to MTISTQDYVYMARALRLAERGLYTTDPNPRVGCVLVKEGVIVGEGWHERAGEGHAEVNALRAAGESARGADCYVTLEPCSHYGRTPPCAEALVKAGVRRVIAAMEDPNPSVAGKGLALLRGAGVESEVGCMAAEAYELNLGFFKRMSDGRPWVRVKVASSLDGRSALHNGVSKWITGAAAREDVQKLRARSSAVITGIGTIIADNPSLNVRGPELEQACNGKLRQPMRVALDSQLRFPADSNMLKLPGKILLVACTDPSEGWLAQRQSSGADLEVLKLAGENGRIDLKALLSTLAARECNEVLVEAGANLAGAFVAQGLADEIWTYTAPKLMGEGRPAFVLPRYEQMDQVITLKLNDVRQVGDDVRMIWRKE from the coding sequence ATGACCATTTCCACGCAGGACTATGTTTACATGGCTCGTGCTTTGCGTTTAGCGGAGCGTGGTTTGTACACAACGGACCCCAATCCCAGAGTGGGCTGCGTTTTGGTGAAGGAGGGCGTGATTGTCGGCGAAGGCTGGCATGAACGCGCAGGAGAAGGGCATGCGGAGGTTAACGCTTTACGTGCAGCAGGCGAGTCGGCGCGAGGCGCTGATTGTTATGTGACATTGGAGCCATGCAGCCACTACGGTCGCACGCCGCCATGTGCGGAAGCGCTGGTTAAAGCGGGTGTGCGTCGGGTCATTGCTGCGATGGAAGACCCTAACCCAAGTGTCGCCGGCAAAGGGCTGGCGTTGCTGCGAGGGGCTGGCGTCGAGTCTGAAGTGGGGTGTATGGCGGCGGAAGCCTATGAGCTCAATCTGGGCTTCTTTAAACGTATGAGTGATGGCCGCCCCTGGGTGCGGGTAAAAGTCGCAAGTAGTCTGGATGGAAGATCGGCCCTTCACAACGGCGTCAGTAAATGGATTACCGGCGCCGCAGCGCGGGAAGATGTTCAAAAGTTGCGCGCACGCAGCTCAGCGGTCATTACGGGTATCGGTACGATTATCGCGGATAACCCTTCTCTGAATGTTCGAGGCCCGGAACTGGAGCAGGCTTGTAACGGCAAGTTGAGACAGCCCATGCGTGTGGCGCTGGACTCCCAATTACGGTTTCCTGCCGATAGCAACATGCTCAAACTGCCAGGAAAAATATTGCTGGTTGCGTGTACCGATCCCTCTGAAGGCTGGTTAGCTCAACGCCAGAGTAGCGGGGCAGACTTGGAGGTGTTGAAGCTCGCTGGCGAGAATGGTCGGATTGACCTTAAAGCACTGCTTTCCACTTTAGCGGCCAGAGAGTGCAACGAAGTGCTGGTTGAAGCTGGCGCGAACTTAGCAGGCGCTTTTGTCGCACAAGGGCTTGCGGATGAGATCTGGACTTATACCGCTCCGAAGTTAATGGGAGAAGGGCGGCCGGCGTTTGTCTTGCCCCGCTATGAGCAAATGGATCAAGTTATAACTTTGAAATTGAACGACGTCCGTCAGGTTGGCGATGATGTGCGCATGATCTGGAGGAAGGAGTGA
- the nrdR gene encoding transcriptional regulator NrdR — MHCPFCSAADTKVIDSRLVADGSQVRRRRECVSCSERFTTYEAAELVMPRVVKQDGTREPFDEDKLRAGFLKALEKRPVSMEEIEAAVDRIKFRLRATGERELNSRVIGEEVMSELRELDQVAFVRFASVYRRFQDLDEFRAEIDKLSRDAAASPMMSEKASNKDDVPTK, encoded by the coding sequence ATGCATTGCCCGTTTTGCAGCGCTGCGGACACAAAGGTAATTGACTCCCGCTTGGTCGCCGATGGCAGCCAAGTGCGCCGCCGCCGCGAGTGCGTCTCTTGCTCCGAACGCTTTACTACCTACGAAGCGGCGGAGCTGGTAATGCCCAGAGTCGTGAAACAAGACGGCACCCGTGAGCCTTTTGACGAAGATAAGCTGCGGGCGGGCTTCCTGAAAGCATTGGAAAAGCGCCCGGTGAGCATGGAGGAAATTGAAGCGGCTGTGGATCGCATCAAATTCCGTCTGCGCGCGACAGGGGAGAGGGAGCTTAATTCCAGAGTGATTGGCGAAGAGGTGATGTCTGAACTGCGTGAGCTGGACCAGGTCGCCTTTGTCCGTTTCGCCTCTGTCTATCGTCGTTTTCAGGACCTTGACGAGTTCCGCGCTGAGATAGATAAGCTCTCTCGCGACGCCGCCGCATCTCCTATGATGTCAGAAAAAGCTTCCAACAAAGACGACGTTCCCACCAAGTAA
- the glyA gene encoding serine hydroxymethyltransferase, translating into MFTRDMTIASFDPDLWTAMQGETQRQEEHIELIASENYTSPRVMEAQGSALTNKYAEGYPNKRYYGGCEYVDVVEQLAIDRAKELFGADYANVQPHSGSQANAAVYMALCKPGDVILGMSLAHGGHLTHGASVSFSGRIYKAVQYGLNPETGEIDYEEVAKLARENKPKMIVAGFSAYSRVIDWERFRAIADEVGAYLFVDMAHIAGLVAAGVYPSPVQIADVTTTTTHKTLGGPRGGLILAKANEELEKKLNFAVFPESQGGPLMHVIAAKAVCFKEAMTDEFKQYQAQVVKNARVMADTFIQRGYDIVSGGTDDHLFLVDLIKKDITGKDADAALGRANITVNKNAVPNDPRSPFVTSGLRIGTPAITRRGMGEVEAKELTDWICDVLDDIENEETIQRVKQQVLELCKKFPVYKG; encoded by the coding sequence ATGTTTACGCGTGACATGACCATCGCAAGTTTTGATCCTGATCTTTGGACCGCCATGCAAGGTGAAACCCAGCGTCAGGAAGAGCACATAGAGCTGATTGCATCTGAAAACTACACCAGTCCACGCGTTATGGAAGCCCAGGGCTCCGCGCTTACCAACAAGTATGCGGAAGGTTATCCCAACAAGCGCTATTACGGCGGTTGTGAATATGTTGATGTGGTTGAGCAACTGGCTATCGACCGCGCCAAAGAGCTGTTCGGCGCTGATTACGCCAACGTGCAGCCGCATTCTGGCTCTCAGGCGAACGCAGCGGTATACATGGCGCTTTGCAAACCCGGCGATGTGATTCTTGGCATGAGTCTGGCCCATGGCGGCCACTTGACGCACGGCGCCTCCGTCAGCTTTTCTGGGCGTATCTACAAAGCGGTGCAGTACGGCTTGAATCCAGAAACCGGTGAGATTGATTACGAAGAAGTCGCCAAGCTGGCGCGCGAAAATAAGCCCAAGATGATCGTGGCGGGCTTTTCTGCATACTCGCGAGTCATTGATTGGGAACGCTTCCGCGCTATCGCGGATGAAGTGGGCGCATACTTGTTTGTCGATATGGCCCATATCGCCGGTTTGGTGGCGGCGGGCGTATATCCCAGCCCAGTTCAGATCGCAGACGTCACTACGACTACGACTCACAAAACCTTAGGCGGCCCCCGCGGCGGTCTGATTCTCGCTAAAGCCAACGAAGAGTTGGAAAAGAAACTGAACTTCGCAGTCTTCCCAGAAAGTCAGGGTGGTCCTTTGATGCATGTGATCGCTGCGAAAGCGGTTTGCTTCAAAGAAGCGATGACTGACGAATTCAAGCAATATCAGGCGCAAGTAGTTAAAAACGCCCGGGTTATGGCGGACACTTTTATTCAGCGCGGATATGACATTGTTTCCGGTGGTACGGACGACCATTTGTTCCTGGTCGACCTGATCAAGAAAGATATCACCGGGAAAGATGCTGACGCAGCATTGGGACGCGCCAACATTACTGTGAATAAAAACGCGGTGCCTAATGATCCTCGCTCACCATTCGTCACCAGCGGCTTACGCATTGGTACGCCTGCTATTACCCGTCGCGGCATGGGCGAAGTAGAAGCCAAAGAGCTGACAGATTGGATCTGCGACGTGCTGGACGATATCGAAAACGAAGAGACGATCCAGCGCGTTAAGCAGCAAGTACTGGAGCTGTGCAAAAAGTTCCCAGTATACAAAGGATAA
- the ettA gene encoding energy-dependent translational throttle protein EttA, with protein sequence MAQYVYTMNRVGKVVPPKREILKDISLSFFPGAKIGVLGLNGSGKSTLLRIMAGVDTDIIGEARPQPGINVGYLPQEPQLDESKDVRGNVEEAVAEIKNAMTRLDEVYAAYAEPDADFDALAAEQAKLEALLQTTDGHNLERTLEVAADALRLPPWDAKVSTLSGGERRRVALCKLLLSKPDMLLLDEPTNHLDAESVAWLERFLHEYPGTVVAITHDRYFLDNVAGWILELDRGRGIPFEGNYSQWLEAKEKRLEQEEKTEAARQKTIKSELDWVRSNPKGRHAKSKARLSRFEELSSQDFQSRNETNEIYIPPGPRLGDIVIEVNDVKKRFGDKLLFDNLSFNVPPGSIVGVIGGNGAGKSTLFKLIAGMEQPESGAIRLGDTVQLSYVGQMRELDDSKTVWEEVSDGQDMIEVGSYRTPSRAYLSRFNFRGGEQQKRVKELSGGERNRLFLAKLLKQGGNVLLLDEPTNDLDVETLRALEEALLAFPGCAIVISHDRWFLDRIATHILAFEGDSEVVWFEGNFSEYDEDYKKRVGESAAVPQRMKYKRLA encoded by the coding sequence ATGGCACAGTACGTGTACACCATGAATCGGGTGGGCAAAGTGGTCCCCCCGAAGCGAGAAATTCTTAAGGACATTTCTCTCAGCTTCTTCCCAGGCGCCAAAATCGGCGTTCTGGGTCTGAATGGCTCAGGTAAGTCCACCCTATTGCGTATTATGGCCGGGGTGGATACCGACATTATCGGCGAAGCGCGTCCGCAGCCCGGCATCAATGTCGGCTACCTGCCTCAGGAGCCGCAATTGGATGAAAGCAAAGATGTGCGCGGCAACGTCGAAGAGGCGGTCGCAGAAATCAAGAACGCCATGACCCGCCTGGACGAAGTGTACGCCGCTTATGCGGAGCCGGACGCCGACTTCGACGCCCTGGCCGCAGAACAGGCTAAACTGGAAGCGCTGCTACAAACCACCGATGGTCACAATCTGGAGCGCACCCTGGAAGTCGCCGCCGATGCGTTGCGTCTGCCGCCCTGGGACGCGAAGGTGAGCACCCTGTCAGGAGGCGAGCGCCGCCGCGTCGCCCTATGCAAACTGCTGCTGTCCAAACCGGATATGTTGCTGCTGGACGAACCTACCAACCATTTGGACGCAGAAAGCGTCGCCTGGCTGGAGCGCTTCCTGCACGAATATCCTGGCACCGTCGTGGCGATCACCCACGACCGTTACTTCCTGGACAATGTCGCCGGCTGGATTCTCGAGCTGGACCGCGGTCGCGGCATTCCTTTTGAGGGCAACTACAGCCAGTGGCTGGAAGCCAAGGAAAAGCGCCTTGAACAGGAAGAAAAAACCGAAGCAGCTCGTCAGAAAACGATCAAATCGGAACTGGACTGGGTACGCAGTAATCCGAAAGGCCGTCACGCCAAGAGTAAAGCGCGTCTGTCCCGCTTCGAAGAACTCTCTTCGCAAGACTTTCAATCCCGTAATGAAACCAACGAAATATACATCCCCCCCGGGCCGCGTTTGGGGGATATCGTCATTGAAGTCAATGACGTCAAGAAACGCTTCGGCGACAAACTGTTGTTCGACAACCTGAGCTTCAATGTGCCCCCGGGCAGTATTGTCGGCGTCATCGGCGGCAACGGCGCGGGTAAATCCACGCTGTTCAAGCTGATCGCAGGCATGGAGCAACCCGAGTCTGGAGCCATTCGCCTTGGCGACACGGTGCAGCTTTCCTACGTTGGACAAATGCGGGAGCTGGATGACAGCAAAACCGTATGGGAAGAAGTCAGCGACGGTCAGGACATGATTGAAGTGGGCTCTTACCGCACCCCTTCCCGCGCCTATCTTTCCCGCTTCAATTTCAGAGGCGGCGAGCAGCAAAAGCGGGTCAAAGAATTGTCTGGCGGCGAGCGTAATCGCTTGTTCCTGGCCAAGCTGCTCAAACAGGGCGGCAACGTATTGCTACTGGACGAACCGACTAACGATCTGGACGTCGAGACCCTGCGAGCGCTTGAGGAAGCCTTGCTGGCCTTCCCAGGCTGCGCCATTGTCATCTCGCACGATCGCTGGTTCCTTGACCGTATCGCCACCCACATCCTGGCTTTCGAAGGCGACAGTGAAGTGGTCTGGTTCGAAGGCAACTTCTCCGAGTACGACGAAGACTACAAAAAACGCGTCGGCGAAAGCGCCGCTGTGCCTCAGCGCATGAAATACAAGCGCCTGGCCTGA
- a CDS encoding PilZ domain-containing protein: protein MSPTTSSDRRRFQRISFDAEVTIQQSNRSWISQLLDISFRGALVHEPADWDKADANSPFELRVNLGAEHLISFSGHLRHTEKGHLGFSCEHMDLDSASTLRRLVELNLGSSALLERELAALIETV, encoded by the coding sequence ATGTCGCCCACGACTTCTTCCGATCGCCGCCGTTTTCAGCGTATATCTTTTGATGCGGAGGTGACTATTCAACAAAGCAACCGCAGCTGGATCAGTCAGCTATTGGATATCTCTTTTCGCGGCGCACTGGTGCATGAACCAGCAGACTGGGATAAAGCTGACGCCAACTCTCCGTTTGAGCTTCGCGTCAATTTGGGCGCGGAACACTTGATTAGTTTTAGCGGGCATTTGCGGCACACAGAAAAAGGCCATTTGGGTTTTTCCTGTGAGCATATGGACCTGGACAGCGCCTCAACATTGAGACGCTTGGTGGAGTTGAATCTAGGCAGCTCCGCATTGCTGGAAAGAGAGCTCGCCGCACTGATCGAAACGGTGTAA